The following nucleotide sequence is from Citrus sinensis cultivar Valencia sweet orange chromosome 6, DVS_A1.0, whole genome shotgun sequence.
CAGTTTAAAAGTTTGGcggtaaaatgatatttttaccaAACTGTGGTATTGACATAATGTGTCAGAATAATTTTGgtggaaaaatgataatatcccaataaaaaataaaattaataaattattattattaattgattaattaattattaaataataaaggacCTATGTGCAAATAATACAAAACTTTTAGGTATTTTCATAAACTCTACGGGGTCAAAATGCAAAAATGACAAAAGTTGATTGAGGGCAATTTGgagattataaaaatttaatggggGTGAAATGAGAAATTTAGGGAATAGGAGATTGATTCCCAAGCTCTCCCATTCTCCATTCCCAAATTTGGGTAAGACCCACAATTCCGATTATGATTCCCGCCTTTATTTTGCGAAGTAAACGCTATTAATGATTCTGATTCCCTAATCCGTGAAATAAATACTGCCTAAATATCATTATAAAAGAATTGGTATTTTCTGTAGCTTTACAACAATcatactaattattaatttatagattaattaataccAACCAACTTTAAACAATATTTAATACTCTTACAACAttcttactaataattatttataaacaaattaatcctaaatgtaaaataataaagaatttacactaatttttattttatttttaaagccaatctaataaattaataattttcttttcattaatatcccaagaatattgttgtaagtgtattatttataaaaaaaaaaagaaggatgaGATTGTAATATATTGAATAGTAacaatatcttattttttaaaatatatgagcTAAACGAGCACTGAAGtaaaaatatagagactaaaatgttgtttgttttttatttgaagtctgaattttaattattattagaaatttatattttttaatttatttgttttctatcACTTATATATATCTGATTATAAGATGTCTAggtttgaataaaaaaagttaaatattctAACTGTTTTTTGAGTGGAAAAACAACtgaataaaactttattattctctttcaTTAATACctctattaaataaatttatttcttattatataaattatcattttattattttttatttatcctttttttttgttatatgcgtgtattcaatttttttttttaatgagaattttaaatGTAATAGAGCTTTAAGTGAGTATGTTTTATAGTAGGTCCatctttttgtatttatatttgttatttttataatagattttgaattttatttaatacattaattttaattcaaatgatcaaattttttttattaggatgtaattaaaaaaagaaaaatcaatataaTGTACTAAAAATGACATTACATGTATcatatattaatgtaaaaacataaatgtgttagatatatattttatttttcatgctttATTAAGAtaaacattatcaattttttttaatattcaaatactttatttataaCTCGTCATGTGTTTaaccaataaatataaatgttgttaatatttatgaggTTATACATgtgaaaatatcatattttaaatgttttctttttgagaaacaaacaacttaacacttatatttagatatcgaaaaagaaaaaataaatatttcttttacatGTATGTATTTAGGTTTATTTAGACTTTAGTCGAATTCATATCTAtttagatttcagacaaaaaaagaGAGCAAACACTATCTAAATGAACATTTACCCATTTTAACAGTgacatttatttcttttttttcccataaactctaatatataaataaaaaagtaattaaaatatctttctATTGTGGTAATTATATAATACCACAacacttttataataaattttatcaattacatgtactaatttttttatactcacaataatcacaataatataatttaccaAACAATTCAACAACTTATTTAGTCACcacaaactaaaaaaaaaaggctattTTTTAGGGATACTCACATATTGACCAATAAGTTATTGACCTATTGTGACTCGTGAATCAACTGTTGAAGATATTTTGACAACATGATATCAGATTATCAGTAACAGCCTTTTTGATTTTGCACCAACCAAGTTGAGTCATGAGTGGGGGTTGCTTTTCTGTACAGTTTTAATGGCCACAAGATACAGAGAGATTGGAGAAGAGGGTCCCGTTCGATTACAATATTGGTACGAGAATTCATCTGGAAAAAGAAGTACAAAATTTAaggttgaattttgaatttatcatACACCAATGCTCGTTTAGAAGGATTGGGActgtataataaaataacaagattCAAGAACTGCtccaattttaaattacagaaaatcAGGAGAGCACACTTTACGGACCCAAGAAAACTTATATGGTATGCCTTAATAAATGCATgctatatatttcaatttttttaggctttattcatttatttatttgctgAACCTACCCATTTAAAATTCAGAAGCTGAGCGATAATACTTTCATCAAGCACAGACCAAATTGGTATATGCTACAATCTAACATCGGATCCAAAATACAATAGCTCCATAAGAGAAAgctaaataaacaattttttttttttttttttttttggaaatctAAACAACTAGAAGCGTTGTGACCGAATTTAGCCCTAATGCCTAGCTTAGGGTACAAGCACATTCCTTTCACTAAAAAGTtttgtttattgaaaatatataaaaacgATTCCATTACTAGAATCTAATGACCATTATGAAGCTGCGGCGGGCAGTGTCGAGTGTTCTAGTGCCTGAGCCGGAGAGCCGAAACAAACTCGTCCTTTGTGTAAGTATTCATCtgtaattaaatcaatcattgagaagaaagaaaagcgtgtaataagttattaatttcTCTAATTATTAATCTATGATCATTGACATTAAGTTCTCATTCAACATACATAATTGGACctacatattttaaatcttCACGGTAGTCATCAATACTGAAATTGATTTCTGCATCAAGTCCACGAAACCTGATTGCAGCTAGATCGTAAACCCTGAATACCACAAAATCAAACGGTGAAAATTAAGTAATCTGATAAACAATATTCCCAGTTCGTGggttgaaataaaagaaaaataaataaattgttatgCACCTTGCAGCATCAGGAGCAGTATCGAATCCACCTGCAAAGTTTCTccaaaaagaaacaagatttatatatatatctaaaatataaatttcaaaagaacaagtaaaaaaaaaaaaaagaaattgtactCACCCAAGTAAACTTGCTTCCCAGAATCCCTGCACcacaaaatctattaaatttttaacacaaaagcgattaagaaattaaaaattaaaaaaaaaattgacagaCACTAACCAGATATGAGATTCCCATCTGCCAGTTCGTCGGTAAAATGTAACTCCGAGATAATGGGAGCTTCTTGATCGGGGCCCACGTCGAAGTTTTTTCACCTGTCGTCTTGGCTGCAGCATCGCGGCCTGCTTGTTATTAACACCTTCTGCTTCACTATTTGCCGGAAAAAACTGAATAGTTTTGTCATCACTatcattactattattattattattagggttATTATTATAGCTTTGTAAAGTGCTGAAACTGTAACCGACAGCTGAAAAGCTGACGTcggaggaggaggaggcagagtgggtggtggtggtgacggaGGAGGAGGGATGTAAAAGGAAGGTTCTAGAAGTTCCCGTGTGGTTGTAGTTGGAATTGGAAAGTTCCAGAACCTTCTTTTCCCTTACTATGTTGTTACAGgaaccaccaccaccaccaccaccactactACTAGTACGCAGACTCAAGTTGAGATCCAACATTCTCGCTTCTAgtagtaaaaaaagaaaggcgAATGAATCAATTTATAAAACCTAATAGAGAAAGAGATTCAAGCTCTGGTGTGTAATATGTATTGTGTTTGGAAATTAGAACTTTTGGCTTTGCGTTCGTCttataaagagagagaaagagagagagaaatcgAAAGCCAGGTTTCTTTGTGATTGCAGCAAATTTAAGActaaccccaaaaaaaaaaaaaagagtagaaatatttTGGCAGAAAAATTAAACAGAGCGCCGTTAAACATaacgataaattaatatgggTTTAATCGTAAACCGGCGTAACGTTTTGTGGGTGTCGTTGTCGGTTGGCTGCTCCATACCTTCTTAGTATTTTCCTATAAAGAAAAGATAAGTGATATACAATCAACTAATATATGCAtaatataagtaataaaatttaatataaccattaattatatagtattttttaaaaataaatacacatatgttataacataatttatttgttatatgtCTAACATGATACCTCtgtattttaaagtttttttaccttctcatgttaaaatttacaaTGGCAGAGTGTGTTATTATTCGTATATACAACTTGTGTCAATATGTactttatataatatttgtatataatattgttaaaattatttgaaaatggTGCATGGTAGTAAATTAAACACCTCCTTAGTATTGAGCTGTTGTGGAATTTAAGTAtgatttctattaaaaaaaaactgtaagtatgaaataaaaattaatagaatattaaaattttatcgcctaatgtattttgacatattgctttattataaaagttttcTGACAATTGCTTTtttctacttaattttttagtttttatcatTCTACCACTAAATCGTTGACTCTATTAGTAAATTGGTCATGCAATGAGTGTATATTAGGAATTTAagtatatttagtattttaggAATTTcacaagataaaatatttataattttatcaattaattattttagatatgtaaaataattaattaataaaaatattatttccttgtatataattaattttatattttttaattagaggGTTAAATTACACTTAAACAATTTAAGggtgaaataaatttttactacAATTTCTGTTACCTTTTACGGTTCGGTggttaaatgataaaaatgaaatattaagtGGTAAAAAGTAATTGTAAGAAAACATTGTTAGTAAAGTGacatttaagaaaatattagatggtaaaatgataatataccAAAAGTTAATAGTGTGTAGTTAGGGTCGGGTCCAACTATGTTACCACTGTGGTAACATACCAcattcttttgtcttttcctAATCCACCGTGAGATTTAACTCAAAACAAGTGTATGACTAAGATGTTTCTACTGGGTTATTAACATTATACTCCCCAATGTTTgctacaaaattataaaaggaaCAAAGCTTAAAATATTGACACGTAAGtccaaaatttacaatttattatttaataatattaaaacattttaattatatttaaaatataattaaataatatattacttaattatattataacaattaataagtaaaaattgattattatttaataggagaataataataaatacttaaatattatataaaaataaaattgtaacataatattacattatttaattatattatattaattaaaatataaaaatgattattatttaacaatttaatataactaataataagtacttaaataatatataaaaataaaaatataatataatattatgttatttaattatattacaatattagtatataaaaattaattattttttaaatatttaataaaaaatattaattattaattcacacacccatcataaaagttttaaaaagaaaatttattccaTACACTTACCTAAGTCAAATATatccttaataaaaataattttttatttgtactaaataaattaattaaaatgataaaaaaaactgATTGGATTCTTTACGTGCCCACTAGTTTCAGTTCCACATCTCTAGCAACTAGCAACTAAATTCTATCACTAACTCAAAATTATCAAGCATGAGATGTGAAAAACGTTATCAAATAAGTATGGAGCATAAAGTGGCTTTTCCTCTAAATTCTTATTAAGAGcttctaaattttttgatacctttttattaaatattaaaaaaatattaattggtaaattaatatatttttattgtatattgaaattatttactgTATATTGAataagtattataaaaaaatattaactacaaattaagaacaaaagatcaaattcatattttatgaGTTAATACAtggttttattatatattatattaatcaataaataagaaagactattaatttaaatatattaattcatatataagaataaatcaatttatcGGTGAAATTAATTAGGTCATTTGACACAAtatattgtattgcattaacTGCATTGTATTACGGTGTGTGTCATTAAGATATATTAAATTGTAATACAATCTCATATTTGGTACAATATGAACTGTAgtatatgtaataatattttatatcattatttagattactactaattttaaattaatattatccaatttattaatattttttattaaatatttaaaaaataattaatttttatatactaatattgtaatataattaaataacataatattatattatatttttatttttatatattatttaagtacttattattagttatattaaattgttaaataataatcatttttatattttaattaatataatataattaaataatgtaatattatgttacaattttatttttatataatatttaagtatttattattattctcctattaaataataatcaatttttacttattaattgttataatataattaagtaatatattatttaattatattttaaatataattaaaatgttttaatattattgaataataaattgtaaattttggaCTTACGTGTCAATATTTTAAGCTTTGatccttttgtaattttgtagcAAACATTGGGGAGTATAATGTTAATAACCCAGTAGAAACATCTTAGCCATACACTTGTTTTGAGTTAAATCTAACGGTAGATTaggaaaagacaaaagaatgTGGTATGTTACCACAGTGGTAACATAGTTGGACCCGTGTAGTTAATAtaacatttaaataataattttgacaaaagtaataaagatattatatattttttttatcatacaatTGGTggatcaatttaatttatcttttaaaccATAACAGTTAACATTTATCAATTGCCAAACACTTTTAGTGCTTAAAACTATAACTGTCCAAtctcaatataaaaaaaacctaatttaagactttagttatattttaatattttattatagttaGAGAGCATTTTTCAACATTTAATcttataaagaatttaatattttgattacatTGTCTCTCAAACGGCGTTTGGcatctataaattaaaaaacaaaaatgctgaGGCAACCAAATTGATTGGGGTTGCTTTCTGTCATAAAGCATAAATTTTCTGTGGGTGATCAGTACAGCAAAGTCAAATTCGGGAGGAGGTTCCGTTCATGAGTACAAGGTTTGaggttttattttgaatttaataacaCACACCAAATTGTTGGGCGCAGACTTGGGACTTTTtactaatttacaaatttattgagAATATTTGTATGAATGTTAGTCTACATAAAGAAAtagaaacaatatatatatcaagCAACGCCggtatcaaatttttaatgtttatatttaaaaaaataatgatcatTAGTGCAACAGTAAACTTATTGTgcaaatcattaaatttgtactctaaaaagattatttatgaaattctattttattttagtgatagagaattaaaagaaaaagaattaaaatatatgattgtgaaggaaataaatcatgaaattatgaaaatgttgttgattATTACTACGTTGTTTTGTAACTTTCTAATATTAGTGAggatattataatatattggcATTTTTTCCCTAATTAGATCACAccatatcattttttttgtaataaataaaaatatcatcttttgtaataaattaaagcagtaataataatttagcacctaatgatttcaaatcatttaataaatatataatctaGCGCAGCAAAATTTCATTGATACTGCTTTTGTTTTTACAGTTCTTTAGataataatagaatttttaattattttgtttttaagaatgtttgattttcaactctaattttttttttcaattgactTGACTTGCTTGCTTCAAAACTCTTGAAACCGaactaaaattgaatttcaaactAATTCGATTCGGATCATTCTGCTCACCCTTACTTACACCTAATATAGAGGTAAGAAGAGTATTGATATTTACCTCAAAACTTTGTGAGATTTTGAACGAGCTGATCCCAATATTTGAATCTCAAATTATATCTCAACTGATATAATATTCATCTATTGaatgatataatattaattttattggttatgaaattcattatttaatagATAAATGACACATATAATTAGGATACTAATATAAAGATTCCTAAAGTTAttgtatttcatttaaaatcacaaaaaccACAGAAGCatgcattaaaattataaccaTGCACAATCCGATGCTCAAGCCAGTGGGAGGAAtcaattaatcaaatcaaacgcACGTCTCCAAAGTgctaaaagaaaaagcaaccgagaaaaataaatgaacgaACTTCATGAGGATTGTTATTGAATTTCGGGAAAAGTGGGTCGCAATCAGGCCTAATTTAAACATGGACCAGCCTATTGTCTGTTGATTTAGAGTAAAGGATTAGAGACTGGGCCCAATTATTCACTTGGACTCATACAGGGAATAGGGTGTGctcttgtttaaaaaaaaatgaggctGAGGCTGAGACCACAAAGACTCTTGCCTTAACCAAATTTGTGCTGCATGGACAACCACAACATGCAGGTATGCAACTGCGCTCAAGATCACTAGAACAGTTTACTGAAAGAGTGGCGCTTTTACCAAACTccccttttaaattttattttctacaatattcttaatttaatttataaaatattaatcatatattaaaattaatcatcttACTATATATTTTTACTCTAAAAAGAATCTTTCTTTTATgtcaaatatataaaaaaaatccaaatataCTTCTATCTCTATAATCCTAAACTTTATAAGTTTCTcaaaactaaatatttttcgaattaaaatttaaaatataaatacaaattatgaaatgggatgtatgtaaattttttttacaaagtaaatttcattaagtatttaattgaatttccatttaaataagaaatgaattaatttgtcttttgttatttaagtagtttcaattgaaaaaagatttttatgaAGAGTGTCAAATAGCTTAAGGCCCTTTTGGAATTACTTTTGAGAGGTTGTAacagtaattttaaaatgttaaatataaaagatggtatttagtaattttttaaaaaattaattttgacaaaatcacctaggggtgggcatattTTAACCGAACTGATCCAAACTGacggtttggatcggtttcattaataaaaacattGGTTTCGTTTTATTGGATTACAAACCGACATCACTCGGTTTGGATTTTGGTTTGGAAGGATTTCAAATGGATTCAAACCGatccaatccaaaatttacACTTTCATACACAATAGCATATCTCTtactataaaaacaaaaagataaacCTAATTTTCCAAACACTCACGCCTTCACCTCCACCTCCAGTGCTTCCTAATTCCTATCATTCTTTAACTCTTTCAATCTCAAATTCTCAATCGCTCATTCTCAAGTCTCCCGAGGtatgttttgattttatttttcttgctaagattttatttcattttagtcaaaagtaaaaatggattttggtataattgatgataatttatttaattaattaattccataactaattttttaatctttattaattatagaagcTCTCACCTCTTGTCGTTCTCAACTCTCTCAATCTCAATCGCTCATTCTCAAGTCTCATcgtcataatttcaaaaatcggAACTTGAGGTatgttttgcttttgaaaGGCTCGAAGAAGAGAAACATGATGAACCATATATGAGTTTTTTCAATGAGAGGAAGGCAGAACAGATCAGGCCACCCACTGCTGAAGATTGGAAAAATGCTGAAATATTTATtgagtttttgaaatttttcaatGATGTTACAGTTGATTTCAGTGCTTCATTATCAGTGACATCTAACTTGTATTTTCATCATCTTTGCACCATTCAAACCCAATTGCATTTGTATATTGAAAATGAGGACGTGCTTCTCAGTAGAATGgctgaaaaaatatattctgTTGTGAACAAATATAAAAGCAGTATGTATTCTGTTATTAGAACTCAAACCGAAGATCCAAACCGATCCAgtcggtttggatcggttcggtttataaaaaatttatgtctaTATCGGTTTGGGAATATTTCAAACCGATaagtttggatcggtttgatAATATGtctcaaaccgatccaaaccgaatttgcccacccctaaaaTCACCCACCctataacaaatttttaaaaatagggaagatataacttttaaaatcagttttatacttaatatagtttcatatatatcctcacatatattataaaaggaaaaatatccttattaaatcagaaaataaaattattaagcttaaagagattattattactaattatattgagataataaaataaaaatgaagcaaaaaataaaaacattttagttatcaattattatatacacaataaaaaaaatattatatatctattttataaatgcataaatttttttttatacaaattatatctattttagttattttcatttctataACAATTCAAcagtaaaatttactaaatatatacaacatcttttaaaactcatagtacctttaaaaataaatttatcaaatacttaACTAATTCTTCTCAGAGTTGATTATTTCTACTGTAAAActaatagtaattattttaaaaattatagtatcaCCAAACTGACCCTTActcttacaaaaaaaaaaaaaaaaattcattgagTCAATAATATTCTCAAGGCCCATAATTACAAAACCAAAGTTAATGAACAATGatctaacatttttttttggaatggTGGAACTATTTGcattataatttacattttagcTACCCTtagtttaatgaaaaaaaaattagtaaaacaatcaatttaCTAATTCATCTCaaacatttttctctttatccTACAATCTAAtccattaaaaagaaaaatgctttgTTCTACCCCTCCTCCAATCCCAACCCCACCAACTTGATCTAAGAATCAAGCCACACGCCCATTACCGcattaatgtaattaaaacatacatttaaaaaaaagagaagaaaaacaaacctgaacatgattaataaattgttaCATGCACCATTCATATCGAAGAACATGAAAAGAAGAATATGCACAAAGCAAGCACCAAGACGAAGCAGTGGATTAGAAGTCATGAGAAGCATAGCTTATCTAAACATAAACAACCAACTATATTATGGCTCCATTAATAAATTTGGGTCCCTATAGATTAATGTAAATATAAAGAATTACAAACATCACTAATACTATGGCAAACAATCATTAGTACAAATTGCACATATGACCAATGGtgtaattttactaaaaatattgaaaagaaGAACCTGCAACAAATGCCATTCGATCGTACAGAGTCTTATAATCTTATCATCAGCGCTCTGATCTCGGATTGCGTCATCCGAGTCAATAAGAAGGAAGTTGGAGCATAAAAAACCTTAATTCAAGTGAGGCATAAAGTATAAAATAGCACCATTAAGACAATAAATCCAACTCTAAGACATAActccaattccaattttaaagATAGTTCTTCCACCTACCTAGCCAAACATTATTCAATGCCAAATCAAAAGATTAAGAGAATATggtatttaaaaacaaaattaaaaaagccaATGATCAGATTACTGTGAGACACCAAGCCACTTTGAGAAGTTCTTGCTCTGCTGCTGTTATAACACCACAAATTTCGTCCTTTTGGAGTTCATGCTCTCAATGGTGAATCGATCATTGGATAACCTTTTCTTTATACCAGGACGGAATGGAAGGAAAGCAATGAAACCTGCGATGGCTACAGAATAACCTCCTCTTACTTTCTCAATGATAAATCCATTGacctttttattcttttgccAAATCTTGTTCAGTTCCATCGAAGCTCGGTTTTGTCTGTACCTTCttggaagaagaagatgcGGTTCACCAGCCACTGCATCTGTGGTTCCCACCAAATCATTA
It contains:
- the LOC102621126 gene encoding floral homeotic protein APETALA 2-like, which codes for MLDLNLSLRTSSSGGGGGGGSCNNIVREKKVLELSNSNYNHTGTSRTFLLHPSSSVTTTTHSASSSSDVSFSAVGYSFSTLQSYNNNPNNNNNSNDSDDKTIQFFPANSEAEGVNNKQAAMLQPRRQVKKLRRGPRSRSSHYLGVTFYRRTGRWESHIWDSGKQVYLGGFDTAPDAARVYDLAAIRFRGLDAEINFSIDDYREDLKYMNTYTKDEFVSALRLRH